Proteins from one Dehalococcoidia bacterium genomic window:
- a CDS encoding peptide deformylase produces the protein PGYKGVVPRSEKVVVKALNRDGRPVRYHADGLFAEAIEHEVDHLNGILYFDYLDSIDKLVPLTREEMDEEVAGGDEPEPEPAGGQGRR, from the coding sequence CCCGGGTACAAGGGCGTGGTGCCTCGCTCGGAGAAGGTCGTCGTGAAAGCCCTTAACCGCGACGGCCGGCCGGTGCGCTACCACGCCGACGGCCTTTTCGCCGAGGCCATCGAGCACGAGGTCGACCACCTCAACGGCATCCTCTACTTCGACTACCTCGACAGCATCGACAAGCTCGTGCCGCTCACGCGCGAGGAGATGGACGAAGAAGTGGCCGGGGGCGACGAGCCAGAGCCAGAACCGGCCGGCGGGCAGGGGAGGAGGTAG